GATGGTTCTGTTGTTCACTTCGTAAACCGAACCCTTGTTCTCGACCCCAGATGAGAGCAGACAAAGAAGAGACTCCCATTGGTTCCTCCCGATCGAGTCTCCTACAAAGACTAGCCGCTTGTTCCTTAGCTTCTCCAGCATCAACTTCGCATCAAATCTGAAACTCAAAGAAGTAACAATCTGAGAGAAAGAGTAACAAAACGcagttaaaaaaacattttaaacctGGGCAAGTCGCAGTGCGTAGGTTGCCATCTCCACTTAGTGTAGAACACATCAAGTCTCCCGAACTCGGTGCATCTGAATCCTTCGTCGAGAAAGGAGCAATCTTTGGAATGATACAAGGGATACGCTTCGTCCCAAACCCATCTCCCGTGAAACACATCACAGACATTCCCACTCTCATCATCAAGAAACTCAGCTCTGTTTCCGttattggtgttgttgttggtATCTCCTCCAGAGCCAACAACATCGAGCTCCTTGAGCCAGAGGAATCTATCGGACTGATCCGAGAAGTCGCGGCGTTTGGTCTGAGCTACGTTTGTGTAGTCGAGGTAGAAGAAGCTGAAGACTAGACACAGACCCACCAAGAAGAAACCCAAGACTCCCAGCGAGGGCTCGAAGACGAGCCTTAAGCGCTTGAATCTCTTGATTGCTGCTTCCGGGATTGGTGTAGAGACTTCGTCGTCTTCGAGAGATGGGGGGTTCTTCGACATCTGGGGGTTTAATGAGAGGATACAGCTGCTAAAGTATAAGACTTTTaactcttccttcttcttgcGGCTCTCTAAAAGAATGAGAAACAAGAAACGAGAATGGCCCAGTGAAGCTGAAGAGGCTAAGATTAACTGTTGTAGGTTCGCTTTTCAAAATCTAAACAAGTGTGTGAGAATAAAGAACACTCTCTTAGCTTTTTCTTGACCGTCTTGTTTCTcaaaagggagagagagagatttggagAAGAGTGTGTATGAATCGTGGGTCCATTTTTAAGTGGTGGGTCCCGTAGATCCAAAAGATGGCGCACGCGCGATTATGGCGCGTAACACGAGTTGTGGGAGAGAGGTGGGCTCGAAACGGCGTCGCTATCACGGTGCTCATTGAAACGGTTTAGTCGTTTGGCGGGTTGTACTACTGACCTGAACGCGATTATTCTTCGTTTAGCGTTTGTGTACATTATAAAACCATATCTCggtttaatttacattttttttaaatagagtAATCTTATAAtaaagttaaattatatattaatgatACTCTAGAAGAAAAATTAGACTGAtggaaaaaaactattttatttataggtAAATTCATTTtaccataaaaaaaattatttttcactctctttatagcaaaaaaaaaataccattgaaatatatttattctagACTCTATTCATAATGAAAATAGAGTATAATACTCTAATGGGTCAAAATGATCAAAACGTTCATCTCAGCGTTTCGTCCAATGAACAAAGGAAATAAATGAAATGGTAGATTCAATAAAATGAACGTGGAAATCAGATGGAATCTTCTAATGATTAAAGAAAAGTAAATTAATTCAGGAAGCTCTGAGCCGTCGATGGCGGAGATTAGCATGAACACATCACATGTCATGTTTGTCTAGGGACATGATTCAATAAGGCAAGAGAGTGAGAACCGAGAAGAGCTTGCGTACTGGCCAAGATCAGACTACCCTTTAATCGTCATATTACGAGGAGTTTCCAAGATCTTTAAAAGGGCTTCTGTTTAAGTGATGATTTCAAGGTAatacttatgtttttttattatcatGATTTGGTCTTACTCTGAAACGTAGAaagagtgcaagagatgatggATCTCAATGTAATTCCATTTACACTCTTGCTTCCTCTTACTTTGATTTGCGAGAGTAGCCGCAGTGGTTTGACATTTGCGATTTGCAAGACGCTACTCTGATCGCTACAGTCGATCATATAAGCACTTGTAACTTCAAAATATTAgtagttttttttctattaGTAGTTGATATGTATTAATATTATATCACTCGGTTCCCAAATTGATTAAACTAAATCAATTAGTAATTTGTTCTCTTTGGGAGGTGAGTTCACTATTATTTGATCAGATTGCTCGGGTCAAAAGTCTTTTAACTTTTGTAGCCACTAATAGTCGCTTACATGTATTTGGTTTCATCTAGTGTTGCAGTGTTTCTGTAATGGGGCTAAACAGCTTAAATCAGGTCTTGTAAGGTTAGATATCTTCTTCACCGGCTCTGCGAGAACATTTCTCTCAATCATTTTCTAGCCCgatcttttttttaacaatctCTGGAAATTTCATTCAGCCATCTTGCGATGCATAGCTGCATCTGGCCTGCTAAGTTTCTCACAATTGACTTTATCAAATGTTCAGGCCTTCTAGTAAATCTTATCGCTGTGAGAAACTTCTAAAGATGTTCCTTGTTCTGTTATGTTGTCTTTTGCCTCAGTACTGGTCTTCTCAATAATAAAATCTGCCAAATAAAGACTACTACTCTTACACTCGGGACTCATCTTCTGCCTATCTCAATATAACTTCTTACAGGTTTATGTTTGAGCGTGTAGACAGACTGAGAATTCGAGATTTACTGGAGAAACAAGTTCTGAACATGAGATATAAGGATCAAGAGAAGGTAGATTTATAGTCTATGAGACATAACTTATTGGGACGAACACACTAGAAACACCAGAAGAGACAAACACAAGCTGTACAGAgaaacaaaagacaaaacagAGATCACAACACTACACATCCCCAACCATTTGATAGCTTAAAGAAAAACTCATAGAACAGCTTCTTGTTTTCTCTACATCATTATTTTGGAGTTTCGATATTAAGAGAGATGgagcttgattttttttttcttttctcaatcTCCATGTGCAAGAACTGCTGCTCCTTCCACCTGTTTCCACCACCATTGTTTGTGTTAtgagctttttttttaaaatgttgctgaaaaaaaactaaactaaaactaGATATGAATGATTTGTTCATGAAGAGTCGAATCAATCAAACCACCTTGAAGGTGGCTCCCCAAATTTCTTCCTCTTTAGCAGGAATGGCAGTGATCTTGTTCTTAGGGTTCTCAAAGCTCCTTAGCCCACCTAACGCAGTCGAGTAAAAACAGCCTACAAGGCAAAGCACACACAACCATTTTGATCGTTCCAGTCTACCTTTGTAAAGGTCCTTAAAAATCTTGAACGTAAATACAATGTTAAAACAAACCTTGAGGAAACGAAGCAAGAGATTTGCCACAAGCACCTTTTAGCAACTCAATATCATCAGCAAATGCCACATACCCATCAGCTGTTATCCCCCAATACAATGGAACCTTACCTTCTTGGTCCTGCCGCGAATTTAAACCAAGTTCTTTTTTACCGCCAAATTCAATCAAACCTCACCGTAAAAAAGAGGGTTAAAAAGAGCTTACTGAGGCTACAAACAGAGTGGAGGTTGATTTGTCGAAGACCACGAAGGCGAAATCGCCGCTTAGGTGAGACACGACATGGTTGGCTGGGTAAGGAGCTCTGTCACGGAGAGTCTTATAAGCCTCGATGACCAAGAGAACCTCGTTTGCGTTCTTTGCAAGCCCATATTGTTGTTTCAAGCTTCCTAGGTTGTCAAGTGATCCTTGGAACAAGCAGAATATCTCATCCTTAGCCCCAAATGACCTGCATCAATTACACACACAACATCTATAAGACAGCCCTACATATAGTCACAAAGTTCAAATCAACTCAATTTTAAACTCATCTGAAGAGAAAGTATTGCAATTGTTAATGAGAACAGTCAGACAGATGAGTCAGCATTGGAACTTTAAATAGACGTACAATTATGAATATCTTGGTATGGGCATGGCTAAGAGCTAAAGAAAGTGAGGCATCATAATTCATAAAGCCATCTATATTTAATGCTTGTGGCGTTTAGCTATGCCCTGATAGGGTTTGGTGGACCAACAAAGCTGCCTCTGCAGATTTGCCATATCCAAAAAACTGAccctatatttttaaactatatagGATGAATGTTGAGACTTGAGATGTAGTATGCTTCTACCACATGGTTTTATTGGTCATTGTCATTGAGAAAATCTGGTTCATGGATAGTAAGTAGTAATTGTACCATATCATTGGTATTGTAAGAAGAACAAAAAggaagaaaactaaataattacTACGGTAATTATATGATCCATCAATTATAATATCATGCCCATGTAGACGGTAGACGTCTCTGTCTATGAACACGGACCGAGTTTTTGTCTACTTTTAGTTTTATGTCTAATGCGTAATGACGACTTATTTTCCACCACAATCTAGAACTTCTTccctttattattaaaaactgATTTTCATTATGCTATTATGTTTCCAGTTAGCAATCGGAGTCTCGGTGACATGAACAATATGTTATGAGAGACCGGTCAATCAATCTTTGAGCAACACAACTGCTGAGACGTGTCCTTGCGCACCACAGTCACCGACGAAGTCAACTATTAGATTTTTAAACTTAAggtatctttttttctttaatctttcaatctatatttttttaggtTATGATTCTTAtgaatataacatgtaaatacGTAAACTTGGATCCATACGCACATCAGTACATCTTTGATGAATAAATTATctgatgaacaaacaaaaacacaccaGGATacatacaaaattttaaagtatcCTTTTTAACCATTGGGATCTTTGCTTGGATAAGTACtaaagatatttatattttttttacaaaaaaaaattaaagctattATCCCTATTTTAAATCGTAATTTCCGTATATGAATCCATCCACACAATTAGGATCCATGTACTTTATAGCAGTTACCTCTGATGATGTagcaaataatatatttttcttaagtaAAATCTAGACACACTCTTTCATTATTGTTTGGGGTCCACACACCACACCACAAACACATTATCCTAAGTTTAGTGGGGTGATTATGTAGATCGGAATCAAGAACTATATAAAGCGTGTATTATCTAAACGATTAAGTATAATTAATGATATTCACTAACTCCGTATCTTCTCTGTAATTTTAGATAAGAAAATCGGTGTCCCAATTGGTCGATACATGCAATTGGACCCTACGTTGTTAATTTTTTGCTATATACAATATTAATTTAGCCATCATATTAAAAAAGCTTGACGATGATTTCACCCCCGTCCCACGGTAAAAACTTTGGAAACATCGTGGAGCTGATTCCAAccagaaatgaaaataaacaaattaacgGCGCGACTCACCTTGGCCGGAGAGGACTCTCTTTGTGGTGGCTGTACGCAAGCTGCACATAGTCGCCGACCTGTACGGACACGGCGGAGGGATTTTTCTCAACGAACTTGTTGACTAGGACCGATCCGGTTGTCTTCGGCGATGGAGTTCGGTTCCCGGCGGCCACCAGCTCTTCCGGCAAAGATACTATAGCTCCGCTGAAAATTCCCAACATTTTTATGTCTCTTCCGACGATACCAACTAAAACCCCAAAAAGACtagttatttagaaaattaaactgtTAAGAGTTCTCTTGCTGCTAATAAAATATATCGGACATGGAGGTTGTGACAAAGGAGAGAAATGGTGTTTAATTATATAGGAGGAGGACGAATGATATCGTGGGCATTTTCGTCATTTCAGCTTCTCCTGAATCTTCTATTAATTACACGGAAATTAACGTCATGACGTGTTTACATTTGGCAGTGAACTAATACGTGGGGTCCATGCAGAAGAGACGGAATCATTCTCGAGCGTTAGATTCTAGTTTCATGGGACCTGTGTTCATTTGTGTGGTCTCTTGTCTTATCCAAACCTCTTTTCAATACGtaattattgaaaatttactccaataaaatagtttttttatatttaaactaattGTGAATGAGTAATCCAGATTCCATTGCAAAGGTAATtgataacttttatttataaattgtaaagtACTGgtgaatttaaatttatttatttgatttttttgttgtttccaTTTTTAAGCTAACATACACttttcgtaaaaaaaaaaaaggattacaTCTACACTTTGATGAATAAACACAGTTCTTACTTCTTACACGTTACCACCTTTTCTTTCACTATATTTTCatatacatttaatattataagAGAACCAGCAAAAACTCATAAGTGAAATTAAATACGTAACTGGTGAAATGTAATAAGCACAAAacatataactatttattttggCTATTTAAACTGACAATTACGAACAGACTAAATAAGATAGCTAATTTTTCCGGGGAAAATACTGTCAATTAATTAAGCGATGTACCACCATATTTCCCTACTTTTCAGGGCCATTTACTAAGTTGATTATATCGAAATTAAATCAATAACATGAGCAGAAAATTTAAATTGGTATTAGTGTGTTTCAAAACAACTATAAAAATAAAGCATTTATAAATTGAACATCTACGTGATCCAGACTATATATGTCTCACTCCCATGAAAACTAAACGGAAAAAATATtctcttgtttttttaaaaaaaaaactgcccTAAAATATTCTCTTGTTTCTAATGATTAAATAATGCTTTTCAAGATAGAACCAATTATAGTTTCATCAAAGATCCAAAACCTTGTGCTAAATAATTCTGAATAATTTGGAGCTTTgcaatattaatttaaaactttcatACGGATCCTAAACAGCGGCTGTAGTTTCAGTTTTagctttttataaaaacaaaaacaaaattaattaaaataccATTAAAAAGGAATATGTGTTGACAGTgggaaaaaagaagaagaagaaagaatgtTAGAACAGTGGGACGCCCATTGTTTTGTTTTAGTGCTTGGCCACTGCCTTCTGGTAAATTTAATTTTGCACATTTCCTACCAATTAATATGTGGTTTTGTGATTTATTATCcttaaaacattttacaaatatatcGCTGGAAAATTGAGATTCGAAAGAAGATACATCAGCAAGATAGAGAACGAGAAGACTATATGAGGTTTCTTTTGGTGAAAAACCTGAACTAATAAGAATTCGATATTACACAACtttaaatcaaataattaatttaccATTAATCATAGATTACTTTCTGTGGAGGTTATATTAAGTTATAAATCTCTAGACTAACCAAAACCAGTTACatagtatttattatttttagattcttGATAAAAATCTCTAGACTAACCAAACCAGTTACATAGTAATTGTTTTTCTAGATTCTTAATAAATATCGGaaagttgataaatataataaattagaaaCTCTATTATTAATACTCGATGAAATAATAAAAGCggtaaactaataattttttcagttttgaaCTGGACTGGTTCAAAATATGACACAAATCGATAGGATAATaagataacaaaataataacttaaaaaaaatattatgtaaatatatagtctcattaaaattataaattaataatttatataaagataATCTATATAAGTACAAGCAAAAGttgtcttatttattttatattcacaaatggaatttatctatatttttcttaacattttaatatattttgataacgtttgataaaatttaatccAAAACACTTATATTCTgtgaaacatattttatatataccaaataataaaatcataaaaattattttataaaatttatttaatgatacgataaaatcaaaaaaaaattcataactttataaattaataaaacaccatattacaacattattaatttatacattttactGTATAAAACTATTGGAATACCTTAAACAAATCATATCTACtcatcaaacaaaaagaaatcaagATTTTAGACTTTGGTGGTACATACACACAACACAGACAACCTTATGCATTTACTGTTTGCACACATAACCCATCCAACTCagtttgtattgtttttttttcttccaaattaCGTAacctaaacaataatcaaactcCAATATAGTTATTAAGCCTTCAATTGAATACAAAGATGGGTGAGTTGCTGAAGAATTTTACCATAATTGGTTAAGAAAATAACACACACAAACAGTGAAACTCACTATAAAAGGTTTGGTGACAACAACCATAAAATGTTAAGAATAGTTattgggaaaatcgcataaaaaaccctcaaagtgtcacttactagcactttaaaccctgaagttttttcactaacacttttaaccttcaaagtgacatttgtatcataaaaaacctccaaatcaaaaagttgaccggttcagcaggtaattttttcaaaaataattatttaattaataaaataaacaaaataaataaataaaaatccaaaaataaataaagtcgaaatttttaataaaatttacaaaaattaaaaaaattaaaattttagaaaattaaataaatatttttaaaattattttctaaagtattaataaaataaaataactacaaattaataataaataaaattaaattttaaacagagaagaactaaataaaaagttcacaaatttttttaaaaatggaaaattcaaaattcaaaattcactagttacgatgatggtttctcacataaccattaacaatggcGATAACTgccatatctccaatgatagtttccaacatcatcgttaaaaatgacaaaaaatctttttcagaacttttgaattttcatttttttttaaatatatgaattttttatttttatgtttttttaaatttgatctcatttatttttgaactttaattttctaaatattaattaattttctgattttttctatttttttctaattttatttaatttatgagtttttgttacattttacgatttttgtttaattttctggttttttattttttttgtttattttacttattaaataatattatttaaaatattagttaattagtaaaataatcaaaaaattaaacaaaaatcgtaaaatttaataaaaactcataaattaaataaaagtcaGAAACCATCATTGTCATTAttgatatatttgaaattgttGTTGTCCatgatgatatgatatattttttgaaaaaatattataattaaaaaaacaattttgaattttctatttttttaaaaaaaaattgaactttttatttagttcttctctatttaaatttaatcttatttatgattacaattttagttatttttattttgttaaaattttataaaattatttaatttttaaaatatttattcaatttttattatattttcatttttgtgaattttattaaggtttcgatttttatttattatttggatttatttatttatttattttgtttattttattaattaaataattatttttgaaaaattacctgctgaacagGTCAACTTTTGATTTGGAGGTATTTTATGATACAAaagtcactttgaaggttaaaagtgttagtgaaaaaacttcaaggtttaaagtgctagtaagtgacactttgaaggttttttatgcgattttcccaatAGTTATTTATGTCTTGTGCCAAATATCAAAAGACACAACATGAACCAAAAACACTATTTAACCAGTCATTTATATCATACCATAATTGCATTaattgtttaattgaatcaactTTAGCAAAATACCCTTATACTAAACGAATGAGAACTCTTCCAATATAATtcgtttattattttttcttttaactcaAAACATTCGCAACATACAATTCGTCAAATTTTGATTAAGACATTGTTCttgatatatatgtatttttggtGATTCATTGTTCTTGATATTACAAAACCATATTTGACATTCCAATGGACAGTACGTAGGCCCGAATTTGGATGATAAAATTATCGTCATGTTCCTatgtatatagtatattttGACTTTTCTATGAGATGCAAGCTAAATCTTAGTGTTTATATCCTCCAAAATCAAGAAGAATATTGATAATAGTGACTTAGTGAGAATCAATGACTGACgttatcattttgttttattggtGTTAACATAAAACATAgtaattagtttttatataataaaaatacttaaGAAGGCACAAGTTGCATTTTTTCTTATCTCATCATAAGAAAAAACTTATAGAaagtataataaataaatacgtAAGCAATGGCAACCATGGAGGAGTGGGAACTACAAAAGCTGAAAACGACTCTGATattgttttgcatttttttttacagaatttCTAAAAACTATTTCAAACCAAGATGTTATCTCGTATGAACTTGACATATATAACCTTTTAATTTTATCTTCTTTTGCTACTTACTATTATCCAATATGATAGTAGTAACAAGTCATTTCTGAGAacattattttatctatttatacatatcagaaatctctgatttagctaaaaccaaataaaaaaccttaaaacaagtttgttgaaaaatatttgttctatattattttacagTTCTTCTGtttcatactccctctgtttcaaaatagatgaagTTTTAGGATTGTGCACgattattaagaaacttgttttttaatctaaaaagtatcattaaaatataaattaaaaattattcaaccaatcacaaaatagaataca
The sequence above is drawn from the Raphanus sativus cultivar WK10039 chromosome 7, ASM80110v3, whole genome shotgun sequence genome and encodes:
- the LOC108817740 gene encoding stem-specific protein TSJT1 encodes the protein MLGIFSGAIVSLPEELVAAGNRTPSPKTTGSVLVNKFVEKNPSAVSVQVGDYVQLAYSHHKESPLRPRSFGAKDEIFCLFQGSLDNLGSLKQQYGLAKNANEVLLVIEAYKTLRDRAPYPANHVVSHLSGDFAFVVFDKSTSTLFVASDQEGKVPLYWGITADGYVAFADDIELLKGACGKSLASFPQGCFYSTALGGLRSFENPKNKITAIPAKEEEIWGATFKVEGAAVLAHGD